The following coding sequences are from one Gimesia sp. window:
- a CDS encoding NfeD family protein, with product MKHVNQMFLALILGLLVLNGNSALQADPAKQAPKSDKPADPPAKKAEPDGPPSIPAQFMSIESPVGEVTYGRVTNAALALQNEAAQAGETGYLVLKITPGSSPFHQVQGLAKFLASSKLSSLKTIAWIPETVIGNNVVLALACDEIVMHPDAELGDIGYGKALDRDEQQFVLSIVEKRHNPKLSRALALGMMDPQQAVLKVKIQQGEGKNKQVESRVVTPEELKRLRDNQAVITDVETIKEVGSLGVFSGSKARAVDVLVQQLAHSRGDLSEFYGIPREKLRDDPTVGEAPKVMLIKVDGMISPILETFIERQINRAVNSGANMLVFEIDSGGGYLLSGMNLANRIADLESSKVRTVAYIPERAMSSAAIIALGCDEIFLKPNGQIGDAGVMHENKNGQFEFVPEKILSPIRVTIRDLAEKKGRPPAVCEAMMDKDLEVFEVTNSKTGQLWFMSDTEIHESNGEWIKGPMIPESKKGNLLTVNGVRAHELKLAEPPVREMDELKQRLGIAAGVNLKAVGRTWVDTLVFYLNTGAVTFLLFFMGALFIYLELYTLTGMFGIMSAVCFGLFFWSKFLGGTAGYLEIVLFVIGMICILMEIFVIPGFGIFGVSGGLLIVSSIILASQTFGDFNTLRPGSDFTNMTNTVGTMSASLVTVIVLALILNRFLPESRLMSSIILAPPGDDQRPGGHEIRLDPELLGNLASVHRHGLELKVGMHGVTTSVLRPAGRVEIDGVWVDVISEGPYIQVGVPVEIAQIQGNEIVVREVTPDEETA from the coding sequence ATGAAACACGTCAACCAGATGTTCCTGGCCTTGATTCTGGGACTTTTAGTGCTCAACGGAAATTCTGCGCTCCAGGCTGATCCTGCAAAACAGGCTCCCAAATCTGATAAACCAGCGGATCCACCTGCTAAGAAAGCAGAGCCCGACGGGCCCCCATCGATTCCCGCGCAGTTCATGTCAATCGAAAGTCCCGTGGGTGAGGTCACCTACGGACGCGTGACCAATGCCGCCCTGGCACTGCAGAACGAAGCTGCTCAAGCCGGAGAGACCGGCTATCTGGTGCTTAAAATCACACCCGGTTCGAGCCCCTTTCACCAGGTGCAGGGACTGGCGAAATTTCTGGCCTCGTCTAAATTATCCAGCTTGAAAACAATTGCCTGGATCCCGGAGACCGTCATCGGTAATAACGTGGTTCTGGCACTGGCCTGTGATGAAATCGTGATGCACCCCGATGCAGAACTGGGCGACATCGGATACGGCAAAGCACTGGATCGGGACGAACAGCAGTTTGTGCTCTCGATCGTGGAAAAACGGCACAATCCCAAGCTGAGCCGGGCACTGGCTCTGGGCATGATGGATCCGCAGCAGGCCGTCCTGAAAGTGAAAATCCAGCAGGGCGAGGGCAAGAATAAGCAGGTCGAATCGCGGGTGGTCACTCCCGAAGAACTGAAGCGACTGCGGGACAATCAGGCCGTGATCACCGATGTGGAAACCATCAAAGAAGTCGGTTCGCTGGGCGTTTTTTCGGGCAGCAAAGCCCGGGCCGTCGATGTGCTGGTCCAGCAACTGGCCCATTCCCGGGGAGATCTCTCCGAATTCTACGGCATTCCGCGGGAAAAGCTGCGCGACGATCCGACGGTGGGAGAAGCGCCTAAAGTAATGTTGATCAAGGTCGACGGGATGATTTCACCCATTCTGGAAACGTTCATCGAACGGCAGATCAATCGGGCCGTCAATTCCGGGGCCAATATGCTGGTATTCGAAATCGATTCCGGCGGTGGATACCTGCTTTCCGGGATGAATCTGGCAAACCGGATTGCCGATCTCGAATCCAGTAAGGTCCGTACTGTCGCCTATATCCCCGAACGTGCCATGAGCAGTGCCGCGATTATTGCCTTGGGCTGTGATGAGATTTTCCTCAAACCCAACGGGCAGATTGGCGATGCGGGGGTGATGCATGAGAACAAAAATGGGCAGTTCGAATTCGTACCGGAAAAAATTCTGAGTCCGATCCGGGTAACGATTCGCGATCTCGCGGAAAAGAAAGGCCGACCGCCGGCGGTCTGTGAAGCGATGATGGATAAAGACCTCGAAGTCTTTGAAGTCACCAACAGCAAAACCGGTCAGCTCTGGTTCATGTCCGATACCGAAATTCATGAATCGAACGGGGAATGGATCAAAGGCCCTATGATTCCCGAGTCGAAAAAGGGCAACCTGTTGACCGTCAACGGCGTTCGGGCTCACGAACTCAAACTCGCAGAGCCTCCCGTACGTGAAATGGATGAACTCAAGCAGCGCCTGGGAATTGCCGCTGGTGTCAACTTGAAAGCAGTCGGGCGCACCTGGGTCGATACCCTCGTTTTTTACCTTAACACGGGAGCGGTGACCTTTCTGCTGTTTTTCATGGGAGCCCTGTTCATCTACCTCGAACTCTACACGCTGACCGGGATGTTCGGAATCATGTCAGCCGTCTGTTTCGGCTTGTTTTTCTGGAGCAAATTCCTGGGAGGGACTGCTGGATACCTCGAGATCGTCCTGTTCGTGATCGGCATGATCTGCATTCTGATGGAGATCTTCGTCATTCCCGGTTTCGGGATCTTCGGCGTTTCCGGAGGGCTGCTGATCGTCTCTTCGATCATTTTAGCCAGCCAGACCTTCGGGGATTTCAATACACTGCGTCCCGGTTCCGATTTCACCAACATGACCAATACGGTCGGCACCATGAGTGCCTCCCTGGTGACGGTTATTGTGCTGGCGTTGATTCTGAATCGGTTTCTCCCCGAGTCGCGGCTGATGAGTTCGATTATTCTCGCACCCCCGGGCGACGATCAGCGTCCTGGCGGTCACGAGATCCGCCTGGACCCCGAACTGCTCGGCAACCTGGCCAGTGTCCACCGTCATGGCCTGGAGCTAAAAGTGGGCATGCACGGTGTCACCACGTCCGTTTTACGACCCGCAGGACGGGTTGAAATTGACGGAGTCTGGGTCGATGTGATCAGCGAAGGCCCCTACATTCAGGTAGGGGTACCGGTAGAAATTGCACAAATTCAAGGGAATGAAATTGTGGTGCGTGAAGTAACTCCCGATGAGGAAACTGCTTAG
- the rpsO gene encoding 30S ribosomal protein S15, with protein MSVTQERRAELIQEYQSKQGDTGSAEVQIAVLTERIVNLTEHLRSNVKDHASRRGLLQMVSRRRGLLDYLHKKNAESYREILDRLNIRK; from the coding sequence ATGTCAGTCACTCAGGAACGAAGAGCAGAATTGATTCAAGAGTATCAGTCGAAACAAGGGGATACCGGATCTGCTGAAGTGCAGATTGCTGTGCTTACCGAACGGATTGTTAATTTAACCGAGCACCTCCGGTCCAACGTGAAAGATCACGCGAGTCGTCGTGGCCTGCTGCAGATGGTCAGTCGCCGCCGTGGTCTGCTGGATTATTTGCACAAAAAGAATGCAGAAAGCTATAGGGAAATTCTCGATCGGCTGAATATCAGAAAGTAA
- the pnp gene encoding polyribonucleotide nucleotidyltransferase yields MKVVVECEVGGQKLSLTTGQLAKQAAGAVLVQYGETVVFVATATGSAREGTDFFPLTVDYRERSAAAGKFPGGFLKREGRPTTKEILTARLTDRPIRPLFPKEFKDELQVMSNVMSCDGFNDPDVLSINGASAALCLSPVPFQGPIGAVRLGRINGELITFPTREQIAESDLDLIVAGSSKSVLMIEGFGSQIPEDEMSAAIMHAHSELKKIIDLQLELREKAGVEPFVYEAPPENPFIAKLDDPIYQKLAAAMQSTVKAERREGTKVIHNELVEKFFPEEAKETADGATRAQFEEAFHDLEQRAVRELAMSGRRLDGRTPDQLRDVACETSTLPRVHGSAVFTRGETQSMATVTLGTSRDQQRVDGLFEEELQRFMLHYYFPSFSVGECRPIRGPGRREIGHGCLAERSVAPVLPSEEDFPYTIRVISDILESNGSSSMASVCSATLSLMDAGVPLRQPVAGISIGLVTQGDDFKVLTDIIGDEDHFCDMDFKVAGTQKGITGIQLDLKNDGIGEDIIKATLEAAKKARLELLRTMLTAIRRPRAEISAYAPRLHQTKINPEKIGLLIGPGGKTIRAIQEDTGATIDIQDDGTVTISGGNVEIVEKALAHIEALTEEIRVGRIYDGVVSSIKEFGAFIEIAPGKDGLCHISELSDGFVKSVSDICKMGDRLQVKVIAVDDQNRVKLSRKAVLAEQAGAEGNGDAAAAEEE; encoded by the coding sequence GTGAAAGTAGTTGTTGAATGTGAGGTTGGCGGACAGAAACTTAGTCTTACAACTGGTCAGTTAGCGAAGCAGGCCGCAGGGGCTGTTCTTGTTCAATATGGTGAAACTGTTGTCTTTGTCGCAACGGCGACAGGCTCTGCAAGAGAGGGAACTGACTTTTTCCCTCTGACAGTTGATTATCGGGAACGATCTGCTGCTGCAGGCAAGTTCCCCGGTGGATTTTTAAAACGGGAAGGACGTCCTACCACCAAGGAAATCCTGACGGCACGCTTGACCGACCGTCCGATTCGTCCCCTGTTTCCCAAAGAATTTAAAGATGAATTGCAGGTCATGTCTAACGTCATGTCCTGCGATGGATTTAACGATCCTGACGTGCTTTCCATCAACGGTGCCAGTGCGGCACTGTGTCTCTCTCCGGTTCCCTTCCAGGGACCAATTGGTGCCGTTCGCCTGGGACGCATCAATGGCGAGCTGATTACCTTCCCGACCCGGGAACAGATCGCTGAAAGCGACCTGGATCTGATCGTCGCCGGCTCAAGCAAATCGGTTCTGATGATCGAAGGTTTCGGAAGTCAGATTCCCGAAGACGAGATGTCAGCAGCAATCATGCACGCTCATTCCGAGCTGAAGAAGATCATTGATCTGCAGCTGGAACTGCGTGAAAAGGCCGGTGTTGAGCCTTTCGTGTACGAAGCACCTCCGGAAAATCCCTTCATCGCGAAACTGGATGATCCCATCTACCAGAAACTGGCCGCTGCCATGCAGAGCACGGTCAAAGCAGAACGTCGTGAAGGCACCAAAGTCATTCACAACGAACTGGTAGAAAAGTTCTTCCCCGAAGAAGCAAAAGAAACAGCAGACGGCGCAACTCGCGCTCAGTTCGAAGAAGCCTTCCATGATCTGGAACAACGGGCTGTTCGCGAACTGGCAATGAGCGGTCGTCGTCTGGATGGTCGTACTCCCGATCAGCTGCGGGATGTCGCCTGTGAGACATCGACACTCCCTCGCGTGCATGGTTCTGCCGTCTTCACGCGTGGCGAAACTCAGTCCATGGCAACCGTTACCCTGGGTACATCGCGTGACCAGCAGCGGGTTGATGGTCTGTTTGAAGAAGAACTGCAGCGGTTCATGCTGCACTACTACTTCCCTTCGTTCTCCGTGGGTGAATGTCGCCCGATTCGTGGACCAGGACGTCGTGAAATTGGTCACGGCTGTCTGGCAGAACGTTCCGTTGCACCGGTACTGCCCAGCGAAGAAGACTTCCCTTACACCATCCGCGTGATCTCCGATATTCTGGAATCCAACGGTAGTAGCTCGATGGCCTCTGTCTGCTCGGCGACTCTTTCGCTGATGGACGCTGGTGTCCCGCTGCGTCAGCCTGTTGCCGGGATCTCAATCGGTCTGGTGACTCAGGGAGACGACTTCAAAGTTCTGACCGACATCATCGGCGATGAAGACCACTTCTGCGATATGGACTTCAAAGTCGCCGGTACCCAGAAAGGGATCACCGGGATTCAGCTCGACCTGAAAAACGATGGTATTGGTGAAGATATTATCAAAGCCACTCTGGAAGCCGCCAAAAAGGCCCGTCTGGAACTGCTGCGAACCATGCTCACCGCCATTCGTCGTCCCCGGGCAGAAATCTCTGCCTACGCACCACGTCTGCACCAGACCAAGATCAATCCCGAAAAGATTGGTCTGCTCATCGGTCCCGGTGGTAAGACTATCCGTGCGATCCAGGAAGACACTGGTGCAACCATCGATATTCAAGACGACGGTACTGTTACCATCTCTGGTGGCAATGTAGAAATCGTAGAGAAAGCCCTGGCTCACATTGAAGCCCTGACCGAAGAGATTCGCGTCGGACGGATTTACGATGGTGTGGTCAGTTCGATCAAAGAATTCGGTGCATTCATTGAGATTGCTCCCGGTAAAGATGGTCTCTGCCACATCAGCGAACTGTCGGATGGGTTCGTGAAATCGGTCAGTGACATCTGTAAAATGGGCGACCGTCTGCAGGTGAAGGTCATCGCTGTCGATGATCAGAACCGCGTCAAACTCTCCCGCAAAGCGGTTCTGGCTGAACAGGCTGGTGCGGAAGGAAATGGCGACGCTGCTGCAGCGGAAGAAGAGTAG
- a CDS encoding ATP-binding protein translates to MQRPSAVNESPLSVAEREKLEAQYSEIATLAGGLAHEIKNPLSTMSMNLELLTEDLETLDVPARHRMLKKVESVQRECKHLQDILDAFLQFARVGKLALTTANLNTLVSDFIDFFRPQANEAGIEISPHFDADLPAVQIDPALFRQVLMNLALNVVQAMPDGGLIELQTSHRDGTVYLDIIDNGKGIDEKVKSRMFDAFFSTKAGGSGLGLPTVKKIVDAHHGTIECDSEPGRGTRFTISFPVC, encoded by the coding sequence ATGCAGAGACCATCCGCAGTCAACGAGAGCCCGCTGAGTGTTGCAGAACGGGAAAAGCTGGAAGCCCAGTATTCCGAAATCGCAACGCTGGCCGGCGGCTTAGCGCATGAAATCAAAAATCCTCTCTCCACGATGAGCATGAACCTCGAACTGCTCACTGAAGATCTGGAAACACTGGATGTCCCCGCCCGACATCGCATGCTCAAAAAAGTCGAAAGCGTGCAGCGGGAATGCAAACACCTGCAGGACATCCTGGATGCCTTCCTGCAGTTTGCCCGGGTAGGGAAGCTGGCACTGACCACCGCCAATCTGAATACACTGGTAAGCGACTTCATCGACTTCTTCCGCCCTCAGGCCAATGAAGCAGGCATCGAAATCAGCCCGCACTTCGATGCAGACCTGCCTGCGGTCCAGATCGATCCAGCCCTGTTTCGGCAGGTGTTGATGAACCTGGCGCTGAACGTGGTCCAGGCAATGCCCGATGGCGGTCTGATCGAATTACAGACATCGCATCGGGATGGCACCGTCTACCTGGACATCATCGATAACGGTAAAGGCATCGATGAAAAGGTTAAGTCGCGGATGTTCGATGCCTTCTTTTCTACGAAAGCGGGAGGCAGTGGTCTGGGGCTGCCCACGGTCAAAAAGATCGTCGACGCCCATCACGGCACGATTGAATGTGACAGTGAACCCGGTCGCGGGACGCGGTTTACCATTTCCTTCCCCGTTTGCTGA
- a CDS encoding sigma-54 dependent transcriptional regulator, whose amino-acid sequence MSAKDAPETDLESIVIRVLIIDDDEAHAQAVAESLERVGCECKIATSGEQGAKLIERETADIVITDLRMDGVDGLSILRTAKEELPDAEVIVLTGHGSINSAVTAMQLGAYTYLTKPLDINELRNAVEKASTRVRLMRRNAELHRRLDEKFGFEGVIGNTPQMHTIVEKLKNVASTNSTVLIEGESGTGKELVARAIHQNSERKSKPFVPLNISALPDSILESELFGHEQGAFTGAVGKRIGKFEHANGGTLFLDEVGEMPMQTQIKLLRVLEDRKIARLGTNEEISLNVRLVAATNADLLEMVKKGTFRQDLYYRLSVVKIELPPLRERRGDIPLLTDHFLKELSAQYDKPYEGVSRAARRALMSYDWPGNIRQLRNAAERMLVLDTDGILDLDDLPEEIVPVAGPDGDSSYTSDRSGADFLIGRPFSEVERYYIERALDLADGKREEAAKMLGIGERTLYRKLKEYQKQKEEQGGV is encoded by the coding sequence ATGAGCGCAAAAGACGCCCCGGAAACTGATCTTGAATCAATCGTTATTCGTGTCCTGATCATTGATGACGATGAAGCACATGCCCAGGCGGTGGCAGAAAGCCTGGAGCGGGTCGGCTGCGAGTGTAAAATCGCCACCTCAGGGGAGCAGGGTGCCAAACTGATTGAACGCGAAACGGCAGACATCGTGATTACCGACCTCCGCATGGATGGCGTCGATGGTCTCTCGATCCTCCGCACTGCCAAGGAAGAACTTCCCGACGCTGAAGTCATCGTGCTGACCGGTCATGGCTCAATCAACTCCGCTGTAACTGCGATGCAACTCGGGGCCTACACTTACCTGACCAAACCGCTGGATATCAACGAACTCCGCAACGCAGTCGAAAAGGCATCCACCCGCGTCCGTCTCATGCGACGGAATGCAGAATTGCATCGCCGACTGGATGAAAAGTTCGGCTTCGAAGGCGTGATCGGTAACACGCCCCAGATGCATACGATTGTTGAAAAGCTGAAGAATGTCGCTTCGACCAACAGCACCGTGCTGATCGAAGGTGAGAGCGGAACCGGGAAAGAACTCGTCGCGCGTGCGATCCATCAGAACAGTGAGCGTAAGAGCAAGCCTTTCGTTCCCCTCAACATCTCGGCACTCCCGGACAGTATTTTGGAGAGTGAACTCTTCGGACACGAGCAGGGGGCCTTTACCGGTGCCGTCGGTAAGCGGATTGGTAAGTTCGAGCATGCCAACGGGGGAACCCTGTTCCTGGATGAAGTTGGCGAAATGCCGATGCAGACACAGATCAAACTGCTGCGTGTTCTGGAAGACCGTAAGATTGCCCGCCTGGGAACCAATGAAGAGATCAGTCTCAACGTTCGCCTGGTGGCTGCGACGAATGCGGATCTGCTCGAAATGGTGAAGAAGGGAACCTTCCGACAGGATCTGTACTATCGGCTGTCAGTGGTAAAAATCGAGCTGCCCCCACTCCGGGAGCGGCGGGGGGACATACCGCTGCTGACCGATCATTTCCTGAAAGAGCTCTCTGCCCAGTACGACAAGCCTTACGAAGGTGTTTCGCGGGCCGCCCGTCGCGCGCTGATGTCATACGACTGGCCTGGCAATATCCGTCAACTCCGCAATGCCGCCGAGCGAATGCTGGTGCTGGACACTGATGGGATTCTGGATCTGGACGACCTGCCTGAAGAGATCGTACCTGTCGCGGGACCGGATGGAGACAGCAGCTATACCTCGGATCGTTCCGGAGCCGATTTTCTCATTGGCCGTCCTTTCTCTGAGGTAGAACGCTACTACATTGAGCGGGCCCTCGATCTGGCGGATGGCAAGCGGGAAGAAGCAGCCAAGATGCTGGGCATTGGTGAGCGAACCCTCTACCGGAAGCTCAAAGAGTATCAGAAGCAGAAAGAGGAGCAGGGGGGCGTCTGA
- a CDS encoding TetR/AcrR family transcriptional regulator — protein MSTRERKQREIQEREAKILECARPMFIEGGYNGLNMDRLTSMLEYSKGTIYNHFSCKEEIIITLAIQTLEKRLAMFEKASLFQGTSRERIAAIGTAAELFVKLYPDHFRVEQTIRLDSIWEKTSEERRKIMANCEHRCMGVVGGIVRDAIARDDLVLDDHATPEEIVFGLWSLSFGGYSIIATSNSLDEIGISAPFEMLRRNFNRFLDGIEWQPLSSTVDYDAVFDRVSEEVFGNELQQISV, from the coding sequence ATGAGTACACGAGAACGCAAACAACGTGAAATTCAGGAACGCGAGGCCAAAATCCTCGAATGCGCCCGTCCCATGTTCATTGAGGGGGGCTATAACGGTCTGAATATGGACCGCCTGACCAGCATGCTCGAGTACTCCAAAGGGACGATCTACAATCACTTCTCCTGCAAAGAAGAGATCATTATCACCCTCGCGATCCAGACGCTGGAAAAGCGATTGGCGATGTTCGAAAAGGCGTCCCTCTTCCAGGGGACATCGCGCGAGCGTATTGCCGCCATCGGAACCGCTGCTGAACTGTTTGTGAAACTCTACCCCGATCACTTCCGGGTCGAGCAGACGATTCGCCTCGATTCCATCTGGGAAAAGACCTCAGAGGAACGGCGGAAGATTATGGCCAACTGTGAACATCGCTGCATGGGGGTTGTAGGAGGCATCGTTCGTGATGCCATTGCCCGGGATGATCTCGTCCTGGACGATCACGCAACACCCGAAGAAATCGTCTTCGGTCTCTGGTCGCTCTCCTTCGGGGGCTATTCGATCATCGCCACCAGTAATTCGCTGGATGAAATCGGAATTTCTGCGCCCTTCGAAATGCTGCGTCGTAATTTCAATCGTTTTCTGGATGGAATCGAGTGGCAGCCGCTCAGTTCTACCGTCGACTACGATGCGGTCTTTGATCGTGTCAGCGAGGAGGTGTTTGGAAATGAACTCCAGCAGATCTCTGTCTGA
- a CDS encoding efflux RND transporter periplasmic adaptor subunit yields the protein MLALMVCLTGGYWLFHKQAFSTEVTAKQQPLEQGIPVEVLELKPVDSFARKRTYTGKVEAARTSELSLERSGKLIEINVDEGDPVKADMILARLDTRHLKIVRQKLQAERDAAQAKLDELVAGPRPQTIAAAEATVRQLIARLNNLQADHARNEQLLERNAISKSVYEASQYDVQQQQAQLDAAKSQLSELKEGTRKEQLAAQKAVVANLDAQLEDNQIDLEDTVLKAPFSGRISKRYADEGTVISPETPLLRLVEDQQLEAHIGVPVEMTPGLKRGARQQVQLNGKTYQSTLKAVLPELDPVTRTREVVLALDKQAAEQLIPGQVIRLAMEEPVEMRGFWLPLSALARGERGLWSAYAVVPGKVEGELILEKRQIEVLHTEGDRVLVRGTLKSGDRMVVDGIHKLANNQRVVIKSDS from the coding sequence ATGCTCGCGCTGATGGTCTGTCTGACCGGCGGCTACTGGTTGTTTCATAAGCAGGCCTTCTCCACAGAAGTGACCGCGAAACAGCAGCCTCTGGAGCAGGGGATTCCCGTTGAAGTCTTAGAGCTGAAACCTGTCGATTCATTTGCGCGGAAACGCACCTATACCGGTAAAGTCGAAGCTGCACGCACCAGTGAACTCTCACTGGAACGCAGCGGCAAGTTGATTGAGATCAACGTGGACGAGGGAGATCCGGTCAAAGCCGACATGATCCTGGCCCGGCTCGACACCCGCCATTTGAAGATTGTCCGTCAGAAGCTCCAGGCAGAACGCGATGCTGCCCAGGCCAAGCTGGATGAGCTGGTAGCCGGTCCACGTCCCCAGACCATTGCCGCCGCCGAGGCCACCGTCAGACAGCTGATCGCCAGGCTGAATAATCTGCAGGCGGACCATGCCCGCAACGAACAACTGTTGGAACGCAATGCAATCTCCAAGTCTGTGTATGAAGCTTCGCAATACGATGTCCAGCAGCAGCAGGCACAGCTCGATGCTGCAAAGAGTCAACTCTCGGAACTGAAGGAAGGGACGCGCAAGGAACAGCTGGCTGCTCAGAAAGCGGTCGTCGCCAACCTGGATGCCCAGTTGGAAGACAACCAGATCGATCTGGAAGACACGGTACTCAAAGCACCATTCTCAGGACGCATCTCGAAACGCTATGCAGATGAAGGGACCGTGATTTCCCCCGAGACACCGCTGCTGCGACTGGTAGAAGATCAACAGCTTGAAGCCCACATCGGGGTGCCAGTCGAAATGACACCCGGTCTGAAGCGTGGTGCCCGTCAGCAGGTACAACTCAATGGTAAAACATACCAGTCAACTCTGAAAGCGGTCCTGCCCGAACTTGATCCGGTGACCCGCACCCGTGAAGTCGTACTGGCACTCGATAAACAGGCTGCCGAACAGTTGATTCCCGGGCAGGTGATTCGTCTTGCGATGGAAGAGCCTGTGGAAATGCGGGGCTTCTGGCTGCCACTCAGTGCCCTGGCACGGGGAGAACGCGGCCTCTGGTCGGCGTATGCTGTCGTACCGGGGAAAGTGGAAGGGGAATTGATTCTGGAGAAACGGCAGATCGAAGTTCTGCATACGGAAGGTGACCGGGTCCTCGTCCGGGGGACATTGAAATCAGGAGACCGGATGGTCGTGGATGGAATTCATAAACTGGCGAATAATCAACGGGTGGTGATCAAGTCCGATTCCTGA